In Nocardioides marinus, one DNA window encodes the following:
- a CDS encoding immune inhibitor A domain-containing protein: protein MSTTTIRSRRLRGVVTAGLAVAVLSGAAAPLALSPATAADGLDSLASTVDQKLLTVTFDSLDEVVPGEDLAVTGTVAKVTQARIGRVGDVVPATFTLQLVDATGTVLATEDVVAEPDGSFATTVPASLLSEVDATDGAVQLAVRAVDASYAGFAAADAGATAVRVASKATGLTVHNSFVSSVGWVKPGERYPSTVTVANPTGSTVKGGTVTVKAPKGTAFKKSSGPGKHRTSARTITWKVPSIKAGRTARLVVESKAASVKGLPTIVWRDLSTKATLKAAGRTSTSTSHGPKVIPPAERFDTARYGDRPFPVVPVQYTDRAYVEGHTGEQLETVINDPKFAGSTFNLFQEMSLGQLYPNGTVPSAGIATADFDYEPGFPLYQTDPATLNTCTGATFADLGDLALGTPLYPERITNGVYNLPGTTQYYGADANGSAIIGSLAGVAALQQIDSGCGPTGKLVADAVALADPEIDYSDYDTDKDGIVDFFMAVFAGCGGNGASQLAACSDAPSDLAPYDNIWPHSSSLEYSFTDPETGLAGFTTDDQLKDLEGKPLYYTNASRTKMTTKKTDFKVFVRVGPYNVNPETAIDAASVISHEYGHSLGLPDFYSTGGRETYGDWNLMATDKSQNMDGFSRQELGWVVPEVLKPKKKKTVKKWKDSKQDTGVIHWRTKSGKKYTLKHGRDGIVHNSEMYVAKLPGRTLLDKEVFSTGEGASATHAWFSGSGNDFGCASSGGGRNLDIAIPAASKLPAGSSISAEFKSYFDIEWDYDYGFVLTSGDGKTWTSQASENGITTSNLDPTAGNPNQNGCQATYDNGITGTSGSYAAGTEALDRKLGETPAPVFISDAYDVSDLVGTKAPVVRFSYSTDPGLARPGWFIDDLVITATLPDGSTKKLFSSTFEKSGSPKDAQVFNGGCKADGPGQCGLGWQYVKAGAEADFDHAYYLEMRDRSGFDLDGKGQIDRTPIGFEAGLSLLYTDEAHGYGNAGTDDPPAQSPLDSVPEPGSATPDLNDAAFTAASGRNAFSDFGAGWIDNYEDPSRQTKDAEATTDWLFDFGCLSFKVLQMSGNGDGPARSNGDLTGTVAFTLGKGCGRYDYGY from the coding sequence ATGTCCACCACCACCATCAGATCTCGGCGGCTGCGCGGCGTCGTCACGGCGGGCCTCGCCGTGGCCGTGCTCTCCGGTGCCGCCGCACCGCTCGCGCTCTCGCCGGCCACCGCCGCCGATGGCCTCGACTCCCTGGCCAGCACGGTCGACCAGAAGCTGCTGACCGTCACCTTCGACTCGCTCGACGAGGTCGTGCCCGGGGAGGACCTCGCCGTGACCGGCACGGTCGCCAAGGTCACCCAGGCCCGCATCGGCCGGGTCGGAGACGTCGTCCCCGCCACCTTCACGCTGCAGCTGGTCGACGCGACCGGCACCGTGCTGGCCACCGAGGACGTCGTGGCCGAGCCCGACGGCTCGTTCGCCACGACGGTCCCCGCGTCCCTGCTGTCCGAGGTCGACGCCACCGACGGCGCGGTGCAGCTCGCGGTCCGCGCGGTCGACGCGTCGTACGCCGGCTTCGCGGCTGCCGACGCGGGCGCGACCGCGGTGCGGGTCGCCTCGAAGGCCACGGGCCTGACCGTGCACAACTCCTTCGTCTCCTCGGTCGGCTGGGTCAAGCCGGGCGAGAGGTACCCCTCGACCGTCACCGTCGCCAACCCGACCGGGAGCACGGTCAAGGGCGGCACGGTCACGGTGAAGGCGCCGAAGGGCACGGCGTTCAAGAAGAGCTCCGGGCCCGGCAAGCACCGCACGAGCGCCCGGACCATCACCTGGAAGGTCCCCAGCATCAAGGCCGGTCGCACCGCCCGCCTGGTGGTGGAGTCCAAGGCCGCCTCGGTCAAGGGGCTGCCCACGATCGTGTGGCGCGACCTGTCCACCAAGGCCACGCTCAAGGCCGCCGGCCGCACCTCCACCTCGACCAGCCACGGCCCGAAGGTGATCCCGCCGGCCGAGCGGTTCGACACCGCGCGCTACGGCGACCGCCCGTTCCCGGTCGTGCCGGTGCAGTACACCGACCGCGCCTACGTCGAGGGCCACACCGGCGAGCAGCTCGAGACGGTCATCAACGACCCGAAGTTCGCCGGCTCGACCTTCAACCTGTTCCAGGAGATGTCGCTGGGCCAGCTCTACCCCAACGGCACCGTGCCGTCGGCCGGCATCGCCACCGCTGACTTCGACTACGAGCCGGGCTTCCCGCTCTACCAGACCGACCCGGCCACGCTGAACACCTGCACCGGCGCCACCTTCGCCGACCTGGGCGACCTCGCGCTGGGCACCCCGCTCTACCCCGAGCGGATCACCAACGGCGTCTACAACCTGCCGGGCACCACGCAGTACTACGGCGCCGACGCCAACGGCTCGGCCATCATCGGCTCGCTGGCCGGTGTCGCCGCACTGCAGCAGATCGACAGCGGCTGCGGCCCGACCGGCAAGCTCGTCGCCGACGCGGTGGCGCTGGCCGACCCGGAGATCGACTACTCCGACTACGACACCGACAAGGACGGCATCGTCGACTTCTTCATGGCCGTCTTCGCCGGCTGTGGTGGCAACGGGGCCAGCCAGCTGGCCGCCTGCTCGGACGCGCCCAGCGACCTCGCGCCCTACGACAACATCTGGCCGCACTCCTCCTCGCTGGAGTACTCCTTCACCGACCCCGAGACCGGGCTCGCCGGCTTCACCACCGACGACCAGCTCAAGGACCTCGAGGGCAAGCCGCTGTACTACACCAACGCGTCGCGCACGAAGATGACCACCAAGAAGACCGACTTCAAGGTCTTCGTCCGGGTCGGTCCCTACAACGTGAACCCCGAGACCGCGATCGACGCCGCGTCGGTGATCTCCCACGAGTACGGCCACTCCCTGGGCCTGCCCGACTTCTACTCCACCGGCGGCCGCGAGACCTACGGCGACTGGAACCTGATGGCCACCGACAAGAGCCAGAACATGGACGGCTTCAGCCGCCAGGAGCTCGGCTGGGTCGTGCCCGAGGTGCTCAAGCCCAAGAAGAAGAAGACCGTGAAGAAGTGGAAGGACTCCAAGCAGGACACCGGGGTCATCCACTGGCGGACGAAGTCGGGCAAGAAGTACACCCTCAAGCACGGCCGCGACGGCATCGTGCACAACTCCGAGATGTACGTCGCCAAGCTCCCCGGGCGCACGCTGCTCGACAAGGAGGTCTTCTCCACCGGTGAGGGCGCCAGCGCGACGCACGCCTGGTTCTCCGGGTCGGGCAACGACTTCGGCTGTGCCTCCTCCGGCGGCGGTCGCAACCTCGACATCGCCATCCCGGCGGCGTCCAAGCTCCCCGCCGGCTCCTCCATCAGCGCGGAGTTCAAGTCCTACTTCGACATCGAGTGGGACTACGACTACGGCTTCGTGCTGACCTCCGGTGACGGCAAGACCTGGACCTCCCAGGCCTCCGAGAACGGCATCACCACCAGCAACCTCGACCCGACGGCCGGCAACCCGAACCAGAACGGCTGCCAGGCGACGTACGACAACGGCATCACGGGCACCTCCGGCTCCTACGCCGCGGGCACCGAGGCGCTGGACCGCAAGCTCGGGGAGACGCCGGCGCCGGTGTTCATCTCCGACGCCTACGACGTGTCCGACCTGGTCGGCACCAAGGCGCCGGTCGTCCGGTTCTCCTACTCCACCGACCCGGGCCTGGCCCGTCCCGGCTGGTTCATCGACGACCTGGTCATCACCGCCACCCTGCCCGACGGCTCGACCAAGAAGCTGTTCTCCAGCACCTTCGAGAAGTCCGGCAGCCCGAAGGACGCCCAGGTCTTCAACGGTGGCTGCAAGGCCGACGGTCCCGGTCAGTGCGGGCTGGGCTGGCAGTACGTCAAGGCCGGCGCCGAGGCCGACTTCGACCACGCCTACTACCTGGAGATGCGTGACCGCTCGGGCTTCGACCTGGACGGCAAGGGCCAGATCGACCGCACGCCGATCGGCTTCGAGGCGGGGCTCTCGCTGCTCTACACCGACGAGGCGCACGGGTACGGCAACGCCGGCACCGACGACCCGCCGGCGCAGTCCCCGCTGGACTCGGTGCCCGAGCCCGGCTCGGCCACCCCGGACCTCAACGACGCGGCCTTCACCGCCGCGTCCGGTCGCAACGCCTTCTCCGACTTCGGGGCCGGCTGGATCGACAACTACGAGGACCCGAGCCGCCAGACCAAGGACGCCGAGGCCACCACCGACTGGCTCTTCGACTTCGGGTGCCTGTCGTTCAAGGTGCTGCAGATGAGCGGCAACGGCGACGGGCCCGCCCGGTCGAACGGTGACCTCACCGGCACGGTCGCGTTCACCCTCGGCAAGGGCTGCGGGAGGTACGACTACGGCTACTGA
- a CDS encoding helix-turn-helix transcriptional regulator, with protein sequence MARRGETIELAVLGLLHEGPMHGYELRKRLNLMLGWGRVLSYGSLYPTLKKMLRSNLIEEATVSSTPVTKRPRIVYQVTEAGHVEFERLMSEVGPTAWEDDNFDIRFAFFGRTDMEIRLRVLEGRRTRLQERLDRVQQQLAMTQKEVDRYAAELQRHGVESVEREVRWLSDLINAERGNAAAPESSTSETGSRQS encoded by the coding sequence GTGGCACGTCGCGGAGAGACCATCGAGCTCGCAGTCCTCGGACTGCTGCACGAGGGACCCATGCACGGCTACGAGCTGCGCAAGCGCCTGAACCTGATGCTGGGCTGGGGGCGGGTGCTCTCCTACGGCTCGCTCTACCCGACGCTGAAGAAGATGCTGCGCAGCAACCTCATCGAAGAGGCCACGGTCTCCTCGACCCCCGTCACCAAGCGGCCGCGCATCGTCTACCAGGTGACCGAGGCCGGTCACGTGGAGTTCGAGCGGCTGATGTCGGAGGTGGGCCCGACCGCGTGGGAGGACGACAACTTCGACATCCGGTTCGCGTTCTTCGGGCGCACCGACATGGAGATCAGGCTGCGGGTGCTGGAGGGACGGCGCACCCGGCTGCAGGAGCGGCTCGACCGCGTCCAGCAGCAGCTCGCCATGACGCAGAAGGAGGTCGACCGCTACGCGGCCGAGCTCCAGCGTCACGGCGTGGAGTCCGTCGAGCGTGAGGTCCGGTGGCTCTCCGACCTCATCAACGCCGAGCGCGGCAACGCCGCCGCTCCCGAGAGCAGCACCAGCGAGACCGGCAGCCGTCAGTCCTGA
- a CDS encoding SRPBCC family protein, producing MTTPQTSSDELTASIEIDAAPAQVWALLADLPRMSEWSDQVVRTWVVGGEVKQGARMINLNQQGWKRWPTNAKVVRFTPHSDLAFRVTENRTIWSFQLEPLDGGARTKVTHRREAPDGISGLSKGLTKVALGGMDAFAHELTTGMGRTLERVKAAAEG from the coding sequence ATGACGACCCCTCAGACCAGTTCCGACGAGCTCACCGCGAGCATCGAGATCGACGCCGCCCCCGCCCAGGTCTGGGCCCTCCTCGCCGACCTGCCGCGCATGAGCGAGTGGAGCGACCAGGTCGTGCGCACGTGGGTCGTCGGCGGCGAGGTCAAGCAGGGCGCCCGGATGATCAACCTCAACCAGCAGGGGTGGAAGCGCTGGCCCACCAACGCCAAGGTCGTGCGCTTCACCCCGCACAGCGACCTGGCCTTCCGGGTCACCGAGAACCGCACCATCTGGTCCTTCCAGCTCGAGCCGCTCGACGGCGGGGCGCGCACCAAGGTGACCCACCGCCGGGAGGCGCCCGACGGCATCTCCGGGCTCTCCAAGGGGCTGACCAAGGTCGCCCTCGGCGGCATGGACGCCTTCGCCCACGAGCTCACCACCGGGATGGGCAGGACCCTCGAGCGGGTGAAGGCCGCCGCGGAGGGCTGA
- a CDS encoding alkaline phosphatase D family protein: MDRRGFLRSGTAVGALGLGVNPVVATSAAEARAARRYRRRLPDGWTYPVAEELLPFGHGVMSGDPLADRVILWTRLTIPDPRGWDSTTVHDPQGFRRVPVRWVIARDPGLRRVVRRGRVTTSARRDWTVKVDADRLPSATTLYYAFEALGWRSPVGRTRTAPAPGDEVGSLTIAHFACTSWWHDVFNSFARVAERDDLDLITHAGDHVYDNSGGHPASRVWADQWSWDGDVDNADVRTPAELRRRYALYYADPQLMAAHHAAPWAIMADQHDYDPSTTDGVTTLSTEQAGRVFFEWTPVRPPLPDGSGRFPASPGPRKQVPVPRGDATLLSYRVLPFGDLADVVLLDVRRFAGRDGETSQVLGDRQWAWLERTLLASRDRAAFRVVVNQVNLGQLRAFNLPAASAFAQAFGVDPNAPEGEIYTTAWGGQPAERTRLLAWLREQGILDNVVLSGDSHGFFGNDLVEDPQLPAYEPLTGGGTLGAVGVEMVGSTAGRPGGQDVIAEELYFAVVGGSRGAAFADAEGFDARYRPAALAATLALEAAAQVANPHLRYFNWRADYGHTIVSVQPDRAVVECWSTPQRTVSPEQTLLTQLTTPRGAPHLTPVLQPDPVAGPRRGRSAPRARTRRA; this comes from the coding sequence ATGGACCGCCGGGGCTTCCTGCGCTCGGGCACCGCAGTGGGCGCGCTGGGACTGGGAGTGAACCCGGTCGTGGCGACGTCGGCCGCCGAGGCGCGCGCCGCCCGACGCTACCGGCGCAGGCTGCCGGACGGCTGGACCTACCCCGTCGCCGAGGAGCTGCTGCCCTTCGGCCACGGCGTGATGTCCGGTGACCCCCTGGCCGACCGGGTCATCCTGTGGACCCGGTTGACCATCCCCGACCCACGCGGGTGGGACTCGACCACCGTCCACGACCCGCAGGGGTTCCGCCGGGTGCCGGTGCGCTGGGTCATCGCCCGCGATCCCGGCCTGCGCCGCGTCGTGCGCCGGGGCCGGGTCACCACCAGCGCCCGCCGCGACTGGACCGTCAAGGTCGACGCCGACCGGCTGCCCTCCGCCACGACGCTCTACTACGCCTTCGAGGCGCTGGGCTGGCGCTCGCCGGTCGGGCGCACCCGCACGGCCCCCGCCCCCGGCGACGAGGTGGGCAGCCTGACCATCGCGCACTTCGCGTGCACGTCGTGGTGGCACGACGTGTTCAACTCCTTCGCCCGCGTCGCCGAGCGCGACGACCTGGACCTGATCACCCACGCGGGCGACCACGTCTACGACAACTCCGGCGGGCACCCGGCCTCCCGGGTCTGGGCCGACCAGTGGTCCTGGGACGGCGACGTGGACAACGCCGACGTCCGCACCCCGGCCGAGCTGCGCCGGCGCTACGCGCTCTACTACGCGGACCCGCAGCTGATGGCCGCCCACCACGCCGCGCCCTGGGCGATCATGGCCGACCAGCACGACTACGACCCCTCGACGACCGACGGCGTCACGACCCTGTCGACCGAGCAGGCCGGTCGGGTCTTCTTCGAGTGGACGCCGGTCCGTCCGCCGCTGCCCGACGGCAGCGGTCGCTTCCCCGCCTCCCCCGGCCCGCGCAAGCAGGTGCCGGTGCCACGCGGCGACGCCACGCTGCTCAGCTACCGGGTGCTCCCGTTCGGCGACCTCGCCGACGTCGTCCTGCTCGACGTACGACGCTTCGCCGGTCGGGACGGGGAGACCTCCCAGGTCCTCGGCGACCGGCAGTGGGCGTGGCTGGAGCGGACGCTGCTCGCCTCGCGCGACCGTGCGGCCTTCCGGGTCGTGGTCAACCAGGTCAACCTCGGCCAGCTGCGCGCCTTCAACCTGCCGGCGGCCTCCGCGTTCGCCCAGGCCTTCGGGGTGGACCCCAACGCACCGGAGGGCGAGATCTACACCACGGCGTGGGGCGGTCAGCCGGCCGAGCGCACCCGGCTGCTGGCCTGGCTGCGGGAGCAGGGGATCCTCGACAACGTCGTGCTCTCCGGCGACAGCCACGGGTTCTTCGGCAACGACCTGGTCGAGGACCCCCAGCTCCCGGCGTACGAGCCGCTGACGGGCGGCGGCACGCTGGGCGCGGTGGGCGTCGAGATGGTCGGCTCGACCGCCGGCCGGCCCGGCGGGCAGGACGTCATCGCCGAGGAGCTCTACTTCGCCGTGGTCGGCGGCAGCCGCGGAGCGGCCTTCGCCGACGCCGAGGGGTTCGACGCCCGCTACCGCCCGGCCGCGCTGGCGGCGACGCTCGCGCTGGAGGCCGCGGCCCAAGTGGCCAACCCGCACCTGCGCTACTTCAACTGGCGCGCCGACTACGGCCACACCATCGTCTCGGTGCAGCCCGACCGGGCGGTGGTGGAGTGCTGGAGCACGCCGCAGCGCACGGTCTCCCCGGAGCAGACGCTGCTGACCCAGCTCACCACGCCCCGGGGGGCACCCCACCTGACCCCGGTCCTGCAGCCCGACCCGGTGGCCGGGCCGCGCAGGGGACGCAGCGCACCTCGAGCCCGCACCCGGCGGGCCTAG
- a CDS encoding transglycosylase domain-containing protein, whose translation MKKTAASRTKQPRTWKQRSLWALKWATVAGLVLALVAGAAFFYLYRTIDIPRANEDFKTQTSRIFYADGETELGSFATQDRTIISYDEMPDSIKDAVVAAENQTFWTDSGIDVKGILRAVFNNASGGDRQGASTITQQYVKIFYLSQEQSYKRKLKEAILALKLQRQITKTELLANYLNTIYFGRGAYGVEAASRAFFDKPAKRLKLREAAVLASVINNPTRFDPANGKDARKALKGRYTYVLNSMATLGSITADERDKALKHLPKFPEVESQSTYGGQKGHMLALVRKELNRLGYTDDQIDGGGLQVTTTLTEDGMRAAEEGVREAKPEGFGDKQLHAASASVEVGTGRLLGFYGGQDYLDSQINWAVSGGMVGSTMKPFTLGAAIEAGFSLKDTFEGNSPFVFPDGLEVRNAGGGDGQDFGSRVNAIYAMEKSINTAFVDMSSAIPQGPAKIQKLAMKLGVPPMESDQRYPGIPATSRDFTSDDTLITLGRARVSPINMANAYASIANGGRRAEVHVIEKVQLADGSTDYEFDEPTERAMDEDIAADVSFSLQETVSNGSGATVLPLGRPAAGKTGTATNSKDEVSSAWFVGYTPQVSTAVMYVRGDGDDQLDDWLPTYFGSGYPAQTWLAIMERMMDGMPVEDFPDPVYVDGEAPKDGYEPTTAPPSPTRKPSPTKSEEPTEEPSEEPSEEPTPTEEPSSTDGPCEGLLCPSESSEPSGSPSPSQSPSGNPSSSSSASAAPGRRSSRS comes from the coding sequence GTGAAGAAGACCGCGGCCTCCCGCACCAAGCAGCCCCGCACCTGGAAGCAGCGCAGTCTCTGGGCGCTGAAGTGGGCCACGGTCGCCGGCCTGGTGCTGGCCCTGGTCGCGGGCGCGGCCTTCTTCTACCTCTACCGCACCATCGACATCCCGCGGGCCAACGAGGACTTCAAGACCCAGACCTCGCGGATCTTCTACGCCGACGGCGAGACCGAGCTCGGCAGCTTCGCCACCCAGGACCGCACGATCATCTCCTACGACGAGATGCCGGACTCCATCAAGGACGCCGTCGTGGCGGCCGAGAACCAGACCTTCTGGACCGACTCGGGCATCGACGTGAAGGGCATCCTGCGCGCGGTGTTCAACAACGCCTCGGGCGGTGACCGCCAGGGCGCCTCCACGATCACCCAGCAGTACGTCAAGATCTTCTACCTCAGCCAGGAGCAGTCCTACAAGCGCAAGCTCAAGGAGGCGATCCTGGCGCTGAAGCTGCAGCGCCAGATCACCAAGACCGAGCTGCTGGCCAACTACCTCAACACCATCTACTTCGGCCGTGGCGCGTACGGCGTCGAGGCGGCCTCCAGGGCCTTCTTCGACAAGCCGGCCAAGCGGCTGAAGCTGCGCGAGGCCGCCGTGCTGGCCAGCGTGATCAACAACCCGACGCGCTTCGACCCGGCCAACGGCAAGGACGCGCGCAAGGCCCTCAAGGGCCGCTACACCTACGTCCTGAACTCCATGGCGACGCTCGGCTCGATCACCGCCGACGAGCGCGACAAGGCCCTCAAGCACCTGCCGAAGTTCCCCGAGGTGGAGTCGCAGTCGACCTACGGCGGGCAGAAGGGCCACATGCTGGCGCTGGTGCGCAAGGAGCTGAACCGGCTCGGCTACACCGACGACCAGATCGACGGCGGCGGGCTGCAGGTGACCACGACCCTCACCGAGGACGGCATGAGGGCCGCCGAGGAGGGCGTGCGCGAGGCCAAGCCCGAGGGCTTCGGCGACAAGCAGCTGCACGCGGCCTCGGCCAGCGTCGAGGTGGGCACCGGTCGGCTGCTCGGCTTCTACGGTGGCCAGGACTACCTGGACAGCCAGATCAACTGGGCGGTCTCGGGGGGCATGGTCGGCTCGACGATGAAGCCGTTCACCCTCGGCGCGGCCATCGAGGCCGGCTTCTCGCTCAAGGACACCTTCGAGGGCAACTCGCCGTTCGTCTTCCCCGACGGCCTCGAGGTCCGCAACGCCGGTGGCGGCGACGGCCAGGACTTCGGGTCGCGGGTCAACGCGATCTATGCGATGGAGAAGTCGATCAACACCGCGTTCGTCGACATGTCCTCGGCGATCCCCCAGGGGCCGGCGAAGATCCAGAAGCTGGCGATGAAGCTGGGCGTGCCGCCGATGGAGAGCGACCAGCGCTACCCCGGCATCCCGGCCACCAGCCGCGACTTCACCTCCGACGACACCCTCATCACCCTCGGCCGCGCCCGGGTCAGCCCGATCAACATGGCCAACGCCTACGCCTCCATCGCCAACGGTGGGCGCCGCGCCGAGGTGCACGTGATCGAGAAGGTCCAGCTCGCCGACGGCAGCACCGACTACGAGTTCGACGAGCCGACCGAGCGGGCCATGGACGAGGACATCGCCGCCGACGTCAGCTTCTCCCTCCAGGAGACCGTCTCCAACGGCTCCGGCGCGACGGTCCTCCCGCTGGGCCGGCCGGCCGCGGGGAAGACCGGCACGGCGACCAACAGCAAGGACGAGGTCTCCTCGGCGTGGTTCGTCGGCTACACCCCACAGGTCAGCACCGCGGTGATGTACGTCCGCGGCGACGGCGACGACCAGCTCGACGACTGGCTGCCGACGTACTTCGGGTCCGGGTACCCGGCCCAGACGTGGCTGGCGATCATGGAGCGGATGATGGACGGGATGCCGGTCGAGGACTTCCCCGACCCGGTGTACGTCGACGGCGAGGCGCCCAAGGACGGCTACGAGCCGACCACCGCACCTCCCTCGCCGACCAGGAAGCCCTCGCCGACCAAGAGCGAGGAGCCCACGGAGGAGCCCTCCGAGGAGCCCAGCGAGGAGCCGACCCCCACCGAGGAGCCCTCGTCGACCGACGGCCCCTGCGAGGGCCTGCTGTGCCCGTCGGAGAGCAGTGAGCCGAGCGGCTCGCCCTCGCCGTCGCAGAGCCCGAGCGGCAACCCGAGCAGCTCCTCATCGGCCAGCGCGGCGCCCGGACGACGGTCCTCCCGGTCGTGA
- a CDS encoding inositol-3-phosphate synthase — translation MGSVRVAIVGVGNCASSLVQGVEYYKDADPQGTVPGLMHVTFGEYHVSDVEFVAAFDVDDLKVGKDLSEAINASQNNTIKIADVPTLGVEVQRGPTLDGLGKYYRMTIDESAAEPVDVVQALKDAEVDVMVSYLPVGSEEADKFYAQCAIEAGVGFVNALPVFIASDPEWAKKFEDAGVPIVGDDIKSQVGATITHRVMARLFEDRGVTLDRTYQLNVGGNMDFKNMLERERLESKKVSKTQAVTSNLQGELAGKVHDRNVHIGPSDHVEWLDDRKWAYVRLEGRAFGDAPLNLEYKLEVWDSPNSAGIIIDALRACKIAKDRGIGGPIISASSYLMKSPPVQLPDDEGRRRVEAFIKGEE, via the coding sequence ATGGGTTCGGTTCGAGTAGCAATCGTCGGAGTGGGCAACTGCGCCAGCTCCCTCGTGCAGGGTGTCGAGTACTACAAGGACGCCGACCCCCAGGGCACCGTCCCGGGTCTCATGCACGTCACGTTCGGTGAGTACCACGTCTCCGACGTCGAGTTCGTCGCCGCGTTCGACGTCGACGACCTGAAGGTCGGCAAGGACCTCTCCGAGGCCATCAACGCCTCGCAGAACAACACCATCAAGATCGCCGACGTCCCCACCCTCGGTGTCGAGGTCCAGCGCGGCCCGACGCTCGACGGTCTGGGCAAGTACTACCGGATGACGATCGACGAGTCGGCCGCCGAGCCGGTCGACGTCGTCCAGGCGCTCAAGGACGCCGAGGTCGACGTGATGGTCTCCTACCTCCCGGTGGGTTCGGAGGAGGCCGACAAGTTCTACGCCCAGTGCGCGATCGAGGCCGGCGTCGGCTTCGTCAACGCCCTGCCCGTCTTCATCGCCTCCGACCCCGAGTGGGCCAAGAAGTTCGAGGACGCCGGCGTCCCGATCGTCGGTGACGACATCAAGTCGCAGGTCGGTGCCACCATCACCCACCGCGTGATGGCCCGCCTCTTCGAGGACCGCGGCGTGACGCTGGACCGCACCTACCAGCTCAACGTCGGCGGCAACATGGACTTCAAGAACATGCTCGAGCGCGAGCGCCTGGAGTCCAAGAAGGTCTCCAAGACCCAGGCCGTCACCTCCAACCTGCAGGGCGAGCTGGCCGGCAAGGTCCACGACCGCAACGTGCACATCGGTCCCTCGGACCACGTCGAGTGGCTCGACGACCGCAAGTGGGCCTACGTCCGCCTCGAGGGTCGCGCCTTCGGTGACGCCCCCCTCAACCTCGAGTACAAGCTCGAGGTCTGGGACTCCCCGAACTCCGCCGGCATCATCATCGACGCCCTGCGCGCCTGCAAGATCGCCAAGGACCGCGGCATCGGCGGCCCGATCATCTCGGCGTCGTCGTACCTCATGAAGTCCCCGCCGGTGCAGCTGCCCGACGACGAGGGTCGCCGTCGCGTCGAGGCCTTCATCAAGGGCGAGGAGTGA